From a single Oncorhynchus tshawytscha isolate Ot180627B linkage group LG33, Otsh_v2.0, whole genome shotgun sequence genomic region:
- the pygma gene encoding glycogen phosphorylase, muscle form: MSKPFSDHDKRKQISVRGLAGVENVAELKVAFNRHLHFTLVKDRNVANKRDYYFALANTVRDHLVGRWIRTQQYYYEKDPKRVYYISLEFYMGRTLQNTMVNLALENACDEAIYQLGLDMEELEDMEEDAGLGNGGLGRLAACFLDSMASLGLAAYGYGIRYEFGIFNQKIVNGWQVEEADDWLRYGNPWEKARPEYMRAVKFYGRTEHTPDGVKWVDTQVVLALPYDTPIPGYRNNIVNTMRLWSAKAPCDFNLKDFNVGGYIQAVLDRNLCENISRVLYPNDNFFEGKELRLKQEYFVVAATLQDVVRRFKASKFGSREVVRTDFAELPNKVAIQLNDTHPAMAIPELMRVLVDEEKLGWDKAWDVCVRTCAYTNHTVLPEALERWPIDLFHHLLPRHLEIIFEINHRFMEYVASKFPGDHDRMRRMSLIEEGGCKKVNMAHLCIVGSHAVNGVARIHSEILIATLFKDFYELDPHKFQNKTNGITPRRWLVMCNPGLAEVIAEKIGEEFIRDLDQLKRLLKFINDDAFIRDIAKVKQENKLKFAVHLEEHYKVKINPQSMFDFQVKRIHEYKRQLLNCLHMITYYNRIKKEPNKHWTPRTIMVGGKAAPGYHTAKMIIRLITAIGEVVNHDPVVGDRLKVIFLENYRVTLAEKAIPSADLSEQISTAGTEASGTGNMKFMLNGALTIGTMDGANVEMAEEAGEENLFIFGMRVEDVDAMDAGKGYHASEYYNRIPELKQAMDQIAGGFFSPKQPDLFKELVDLLMHHDRFKVFADYEAYIKCQDKVNQLYKNPKEWTKMVIHNIAGCGKFSSDRTIAQYAREIWGMEPSLEKIPAPDEKLK; the protein is encoded by the exons ATGTCAAAACCGTTTTCAGACCACGATAAAAGGAAGCAGATCTCCGTGAGAGGTCTTGCTGGTGTGGAAAATGTCGCAGAACTGAAGGTCGCTTTCAACAGGCATCTCCATTTTACACTGGTCAAGGACAGAAATGTGGCAAACAAACGGGATTACTACTTTGCTCTCGCCAACACCGTGCGCGACCACTTGGTGGGCAGGTGGATCAGAACCCAGCAGTACTACTATGAGAAAGATCCCAAA CGTGTGTACTACATCTCCCTGGAGTTTTATATGGGTCGCACCCTGCAGAACACTATGGTGAACCTGGCCCTGGAGAACGCTTGTGATGAGGCCATATACCAG CTGGGTCTGGACATGGAGGAGCTGGAGGACATGGAAGAGGATGCTGGCCTGGGAAATGGTGGTCTTGGCCGTCTTGCCG CATGCTTCCTGGACTCAATGGCTTCTCTAGGCCTTGCTGCCTATGGTTATGGTATCCGCTATGAGTTTGGCATCTTCAACCAGAAGATTGTCAATGGATGGCAG GTTGAGGAGGCCGATGATTGGTTGCGTTACGGAAACCCCTGGGAGAAGGCCCGCCCTGAGTACATGCGCGCCGTCAAGTTCTATGGCAGGACCGAGCACACACCAGATGGTGTGAAATGGGTTGACACTCAG GTAGTGTTGGCTCTGCCATATGACACCCCTATTCCCGGCTACAGGAACAACATTGTCAACACCATGAGACTGTGGTCTGCTAAGGCCCCGTGTGACTTCAACCTGAAAGACT TCAACGTTGGTGGCTACATTCAGGCTGTGTTGGACAGAAACTTGTGTGAGAACATTTCCCGCGTGCTGTACCCCAATGATAAT TTCTTTGAGGGCAAGGAGCTGCGTCTGAAGCAGGAGTACTTTGTGGTGGCCGCCACTCTGCAGGACGTCGTCCGTCGTTTCAAGGCCTCTAAGTTTGGCTCCAGAGAGGTCGTCCGCACAGACTTTGCCGAGCTACCAAACAAA GTTGCCATCCAGCTGAATGACACTCACCCTGCCATGGCTATTCCTGAGCTGATGAGGGTCCTGGTTGATGAGGAGAAGCTGGGTTGGGACAAG GCCTGGGACGTGTGTGTCCGTACATGTGCCTACACAAACCACACCGTGCTGCCTGAGGCCCTGGAGCGCTGGCCCATTGACCTGTTCCATCACCTGTTGCCCCGTCACCTGGAGATCATCTTCGAGATCAACCATCGCTTCATGGAG TATGTTGCCTCTAAGTTCCCTGGAGACCACGACCGTATGCGCCgcatgtccctgattgaggagGGAGGATGCAAGAAAGTCAACATGGCTCATCTGTGTATTGTTGGTTCCCATGCTGTCAACGGCGTGGCCCGCATCCACTCTGAGATCCTCATCGCCACTCT GTTCAAGGACTTCTATGAGTTGGACCCACACAAGTTTCAGAACAAGACCAATGGGATCACCCCCCGTCGCTGGCTGGTTATGTGCAACCCCGGCTTGGCGGAGGTCATCGCAGAG AAAATTGGAGAGGAGTTTATCCGTGACCTTGACCAGCTTAAGCGACTGTTGAAGTTCATTAATGATGATGCTTTCATCcgtgacatcgccaaagtcaagcaG GAGAACAAGCTGAAGTTCGCTGTGCACCTGGAAGAGCACTACAAGGTCAAGATCAACCCCCAGTCCATGTTTGACTTCCAAGTCAAAAGAATCCACGAGTACAAGAGACAGCTGCTCAACTGTCTGCACATGATCACCTACTACAACC GTATCAAGAAGGAGCCCAACAAGCACTGGACCCCAAGAACCATCATGGTCGGAGGAAAG GCTGCACCGGGCTACCACACAGCCAAGATGATCATCCGTCTCATCACAGCTATCGGTGAGGTTGTCAACCACGACCCTGTTGTCGGCGACCGCCTCAAAGTCATCTTCCTGGAGAACTACAGAGTCACCCTGGCTGAGAAAG CCATCCCCTCTGCCGACCTGTCTGAGCAGATCTCTACAGCTGGCACCGAGGCCTCTGGCACTGGTAACATGAAGTTCATGCTGAATGGTGCTCTGACCATCGGCACCATGGATGGAGCCAACGTGGAGATGGCCGAGGAGGCCGGAGAGGAAAACCTCTTCATCTTTGGTATGAGAGTGGAGGATGTGGACGCAATGGACGCCGGCAAAGG ATACCATGCCTCTGAGTACTACAACCGTATTCCCGAGCTGAAGCAGGCCATGGACCAGATTGCTGGCGGCTTCTTCAGTCCCAAGCAGCCTGACCTCTTCAAGGAACTTGTGGACCTGCTGATGCACCACGACAG GTTCAAGGTGTTTGCTGACTACGAAGCCTACATCAAATGCCAGGACAAGGTCAACCAACTGTACAAG AATCCCAAGGAATGGACCAAGATGGTGATCCATAACATTGCGGGCTGTGGTAAATTCTCCAGTGACCGCACCATTGCCCAGTACGCCCGAGAGATCTGGGGCATGGAGCCCAGCCTGGAAAAGATCCCTGCCCCCGATGAGAAACTCAAATAA